The DNA segment taaaattaaaccatAATAGTAACATATTCATAAGAAAAAGCAATTTACGTTGTGCTCTCGATATACAGAGCCGAATTTGCGTTACCGCTCCGGTCtgtatgtcgcagccaactagcttaattagccgttttACTAACGGCCTGCAAGATATGCAGCCGTGGCATTtgataacatataataaactggctggctaaGGCTTAGGCCATTACGATAGAGCCATtatttggcagaaataaaaagatgaaacttatgacataaaaaacgtttcttttaaaagtaaattccttaagtcaaaattacattattattgtcactacactcttccattttattttccttcaccgttctagCCCATGTGAAATGCACACATAAACAGAAAGTAAATTGGtgtagccactaggccaacactggcCTCCAAAAGTCCACAGAAATTACATTAAGTAATACTTGAATGCTCCGTGattccatttttttttgagGCTTACATCCCTTAATATTAATGCAAcacattgtttataattttacttttcagGTTTAACAAACTTGTGAAACAATTGATGCAACTTCTGGTATCTTTGCGTGAAAAGCCCTGTGGTGTATACTTAGCTAGGTTGTTAATGCGGTTAGACTATAACCGATGGCTCAGTGCTGAAGCCCAGCTCACTCAATCTGTTACAAATATGCttcgatattaaaaaatataacgtgAATCTCAACCTTTTATTTGCCTCCTATTTAGTAACTCACTCATAGGGTTGccacctatttttttataataagaaaaaagtaCATAGTATCAAAGTAACAtaccatttatttttcttaatatatttaaacatatatttttgctgtttccagtaaataataatctcgAGTAAAGAATTGCACAGCATCTTtacaatctatattaaaacatcgATTCAGTGCCAAGCgatataagtatttttgtgtatCTGTAATTATCTCTACCTATacgttaaaataacttataataaaaagtacggACGGACCAAATACTCTTTTGATAGCTttcttatagaaatattattctttatttatgcttttaaaataattctcatATTAAGCTAATTTGTACTCGAAATGCTCTTTTACTACTTTGACGTAGGCGCAAAGGTAGAATCAACGATATTGTTTAATCCTTTCAGTTCTTATGAATAGGAAGGTAAAGTTTCAGGCAAATAGAAAATAGTAGACAAATGCTACAGACTGCAGGATAAAATCTCTTTGGATAAATGGAAAGTATTACCACGTGGCACGTACACAGTTTACGCGGTTTTGAAGTGGAGATACACATACCTGCCTGTAGCTTTTATTGCGGACATGCGCAAACGCATTTCCACCTTGATTAATAAAAGGATAAAGGAAGATAGGTCTCGGAGAAACtgggtattattaaataaaaagcaaatgggcgataaaatattatagacggtgttaagaaaaaatattttaaataattcttttggtttttattgtttttgattttcGTTATAATATTGTCTTCCTAAACAAAATATCTGGTCAAAGTCAATCaaacacatatttattaatctatttatttattttaaacaaactttattCATCATCAATAGGTTCCTCTTCTAGTACAGATTTATTTTGTGCAGCATGTTCCACTTGCTGCTTCATCACCGCATTGACAAGTAGGCATTTTGTCATATCACATGTACACGGCATTGGATGTTCAATTTCCTCAGGGTCTAATAGACTTAACTGTAGATTGTATCTGcaatataacttataaaattaatttcgcaTGATGACCCTAACAACTCTGGATGACTGTTTGAATAACATCTATGCACCAATAATTATATCCCTACCACTGTGAAACCATATAAAAAATCCATTCTgtagttttttgtataaagcCAGTCTAGCTTTTATAacatgcaattttttttcagattaatatcaatattatttaaatgtacctTCTAGAATTCTCTCCATCCCTATTGATATCTAATTTAAAGGCAATTGGTTCTTTTTCTTCAACTATTTGCTCTTCAGGCAATAATATAACAGTTTGTTTCCAATGTGTTGGTTCACCCGCTGGTCCTGTATTTAGGATTATCAGTTGTTCAGTTGTCAGTTCAGGAAATATACATTCAAACCAAATACATAGTCCTTGATAGCGGCCTTTTTTATTTGCTCCTGCAATTAAAGATTTCATAAATGATACAATAATTACatctttattaacaaatatgacTAGTGTCTATACCAGGGATTTCCAAAGTGGTCTATATCGACCCCTAGGGGTATATGACAACCCACAAGGGGTCTACGtcagcgaaaaaaaaatttattccattaaataaatatggggGTCCATGATAGTGGATCTCAACACATACACTGATAGTACCTATTTACGTACATCATACTACCTTATAATCTCaacatattcattatttataaaagtatctatgaagtaaaaaatctattatatatgtttataaaattgtgtaagttgTAGGATGTTAGTATTCGCTTTGTGGTCACAATACATTTTGATCTTTTAACACTAAACTTCACTACAGTTAGAATTTTACAGGTAATCAATATCAGGTAAGTAGGGGGTCTACCCTACAGAGAAAACATGGCAAGGGGTTTACGAtaccaaaaagtttggggaacTCTGATCTATACCAAACAATAATCTGATTTCAAGTTCCATAATCATGAACCAGATGGCTActgtataaatacttttaattaaaaaatgtatacttaaTCAAAGGAATTTAgacattttgttaatattttacagtggtttaatattttgtaaaattttgattatgaaagactaattcaaataaaataaattcaacttGCTTGCACTTTTctggaaaatttaaattgatttttgtattattattaagtacctataaataataaattacacacCTACAACATGCTGCACCGAATAAGAGTTCAATTCCTCAACAGTGCAATCTCTTAAGTTTATCCAATTCAGAGCAACTTCCTCTCCTAATAAGTCTTCACGTTTAATATGCATGACTTCTGGTTTGTGGCTTTTATCTGATCGCAATTTCTTTGAAAATGATGTCATGGACACCCCATAAAAATTGTcccatttttcatataatgaTGGtacactaataaatatattttttaagtaagcatttatacattaagtatgagtttaataaaaattgttagcAATGAATTCAAAATGCCTAAATGCAAGATCATATTTTAAGCATTTATGCTTGaagtatgatttttatatttgagtatgtcatcaaatattttagaaactaAAAAAGATTGTGACAATTACATACttcaaatatctataaaaatatattttaatagtagatCAAAGTTTGGTCTCACCTACATGGTGCTGCATAAATAACAGCATTTTGTGGAAACATTTCCCCATCTTCTTTCAGAAACTTGTCCCTGGCTACTACCACAGAATCAAGCATTCCTTCATGAAGTAAATAGAAACCCATCCAGTCGGATACTATAGCATCTACCTTAATGTTATCTGGTAATACTACATCTTCAACTTTACAATGAATTACCTtagtagaataaaaatatgataatgcAATTCAATTACAAGCAAGCCCAAAAAAACAGCATATTATAACAGTAAAACTTAAGGTGTGTGAAGTTAAATGCTTATTTTCTGTCTAGCCAACAACTAccatatagatttttataaaactgtacaCGAAGAGAATAATTGTAAGTAAGCCACAAATTGTGTATAAccattaataaagatataaaatagaaaatacctCAATAATTtcatctaaattattttcttttacaatttCTCTTGCTAAGTAAGCCAAATTACTAGCTTCAACTGCATATACTTTTTTTGCACCAGCTTGAGCGCAGAATACAGACAAGATGCCAGTTCCACATCCTATATCCATGACTACTTTATCCTTGAAATAGGccttatttttaagtatgatTTTGTGGTATGTAGATGTCCGTGGGTCATCTTCCAACATTAATCTGTGAATCTAATAATggaatgtttgttttaaaattgtgaaTGCATATATAATGTGTTTAATAACGATGAATGTTTGCGGTGAAACCCTGAGTCGTTCCATGAGCGTTAACTATTAAGCCATAGGGAGTAAATCCGTTAATTTAAAgggattttatattgaaaacgGTAGTTGTTAGTACACAATTCCACTCAGGGATTATTATCCCTGAACGGAATTGTATTCCTTAAAAGCgtgtaattagtattttatactaaatgaatattatgatGAGAATATCTAACCTCTAAATCTTCGTAACTTGTAAAATAATCGTTAGGTAGAAGGTTTTGCTCCATTTCAACtgcacaaaatatttaattaatagataaataccaaatatatactaatgaccatatattaataacgaaTAAATACTAAGATCAGTTTAAAcaacgatatttaaaaaatctgtgtttaTGATCTATGCAGGTATTAGGTAAATAGTAAATGGTCTACACTCTACACTCTTGACTCTACCCGAATCTAccgtattaaattatttaaatataattgcagTGTTGCCAACGACACATGAACTGATATCGCCACTTTTCACAGCAAAAGTAGCCTAATGTAGCCGAATTTCAGAATCCGTAGCCTaaaaatctgaaaaataaaataaaattttagtgtttattttattttaacattaattcataatttctactttaaaaatattctgtttAATTTGCCAGCAACAATTGTGGGTGCCACAAGACTTTCTCCATCATAGTTATTTGTGTCGGGTGCTTGGCACTGGCGCAAGGTTCACTCACACTGTTGATGTTGGAGACAGCGTAAATTTTTCTGCCAGCATGTAAATTGGAAGTTGGTTGTAAGCTGTTACAGCAAACACTTGTGACATTCATATTTGTTGTTGCTATATTGAATTCCAAGAATAGCGATCAGCATGGGTAGTTGCATTCTGTTCCTTAATTTGGTCTTCACCGTCTCCATCactctaaaaattattaacttatattaagGTAATAGTAGTATAGAcaaggcaaaagatcacgtggccgttcaccaaccagatggaccgatcaagtgaaagactcatcgtcttcaaagctatacaatgttataagagaagcgctggacagaaaccggtggaagcagatagtccgcGCTAAATgtttcgttgctgaccacgaccgTCAGAaatgagctgccgactaaagagagagtATAGACAATTGCAGTACTCACTAACAGCAATATAGGTATATTGCACTGCACTACCTCCCAAATTGGGTTTCATAATTTCTAAGACAAAATCTGGGTATTCCTCGTCCCGAAATATACCTACCGCAAATAGTGTAgtcatcattttttatatctcGTTCAGATTTCAGTGTgactatgatttttattaaatgtacctCATTAGCGATTCATGACATGTCCCTGAAGTAGCCTAATAGCATTGAAATCTTTTCATCGCCGATTCTAGTCTTGAGTGGCCCTAAATGGCGATAAATCGCCTGCGTTGACCATACTGATTCTAAGCCTGCCTCTCACTCAAGTTTCAACGTTTATCTACAATCCATAGTCCACACTTTTacctcaaatatatattagacatatttttttcgtttataatttcaattaatttatatgaataagtgATCCTTGAAAGTTATTAAtgtttgattattaatatatacaaattatatactttgtgGTGTGTTCACTAGATAAATACTCCCTGATAAGATGAGTTGGATACAGCTAGTCGTGAGTTCATTACCACAATCAACAGATTGCGATTTGGTCACAACACTGCACCCGCGCACCTCgctaaacttaatattatagataacaATGTTTTCTCTTTCTGTAATAACGAGATCGCAGATATgaattatatctttttataaatgccaaaaccaaatatttacttttaatagacTACTATTGGCAAGTGAAATTATGGAAGTTAGTCATCCCTCCCGCCGCCAGTTGTGTGATTTGCTAAGAATAAAAAGTGTTATAgtgcattatataaatatgttaaaaataccgTGGGAAAGATTTAAGATAACAAGTGGAACGTTATAATCACAATATGTGAATTAGTGACCAAAAATAAGACTTGGCTTAAAGCCTAAAGGTCTCGTTACCAGACCATaaggttattaaaaaaaaagataaatagtCAATTGTCATAAGTTTTAGGAATTTATAACTTCTGGAAATAAGACTTGGCTGTATGGactaaagtcctttgcctttcccactagggataaattgaagaaaaaaaaaaaataacttctaTCTCTGGTGACTTGGTGAGTGCCACTGGTCATTGGTGGTGACTGGTGAGCAAacaaagttataatttatataaaataaaaatagaaatgaaTTCTTCATAATTGGCAAGTAATGCGTCAATcgtcatattttattcaagaaGAATATCAGTAAAGTGGTATTTAGTCCACATATATCGTTACaacaaataatctataatgATATCAGATTGATGAACACTGCTATATAGAAAAAGTAGTTAGTGATTCAACCCTTATtgtgcaaatttaaaaatgtcgcGATTGGACAATATGGAAGCATTAGAGAAACAATTAGCCGAATTACAGATGAATAAGGAATTGCATTCTGGACGTATAAAGAAAGTGCCACCAGCTGTGCCTCCAAAGAAAAAGGGTCAACCTCAAGTTCCTCACAGTGCCTCGGTCAATAGTTATTGTGAGCCATCGTTCTCCTTAAAGATTCCTTCTTTGAACAGCAATGTTCCTCTGCCACCACCACCGCCGCCGCCGCCATCATATAACGTAATGCGACATACCAGCAGTATTCACATGCCACATACAGATTATGCTAATCTAACACCGCTTACATTACctaatgtttcatttaaaaataatgttcctTTGCCCTCAAACATTTACAATCCAACTTATAGTAATACACCACTATATCAGCATTCAAATCCTCCCCCACCTCCACCACCCCCACCTGTTCATTTAACTCCACCTAAAAGATTTGATCCTAATCACAATGAGGAATATTTGCCCCCTCCATCACCAGTCAGTTCTAATTATAGTGAATTGGTAAGAGCAACAGCTAACATCAATTTTAATCAAGATAGGCAATATCCtcatatttatcaaaatgagTATCCTGAGTATAATGCATCTCAAGCTTCCACCTATGAGTCATTGTATGAGCCAATAAGTACATTAAGTAGCAAGCCAGTAGTTGGGTCAAGCCAGCAATTAGTAAATGAATCAAACTTCAAGTATGTAGGTGGAGGAAAATCGCCCCTTCCAAAGGAGGAAGAAGTTGATGCTTTAACTGATCTTCTCGTCCAATCCATTTCTGACAGCCAAGATTTGGATGTATTTGGAACATGCATTAAATGCAATCAGAAGGTTGTTGGGGAAAGTTCAGGTTGTAAAGCTATGGGTAATATGTACCATGTGGAATGTTTCTGTTGTGGACGCTGCAATACTAATTTGCAGGGAAAGCCATTTTATGCAGTTGAAGGTCAACCTTTTTGTGAAACTGATTATTATCAAACATTAGAGAAGTGTTCTGTTTGTGATGAGCCTATATTGGACAGGATACTTAGAGCAACTGGAAAACCATATCATCCTACTTGCTTCACCTGTGTGGTTTGTCAGAAAAGACTTGATGGTATACCATTTACTGTGGATGCTATGAATCAAATTCATTGCATTGAAGATTTTCATAAGAAATTTGCTCCTCGTTGTTGTGTGTGCGAGCAACCAATTATGCCTGACAAAGGTGAAGAAGAAACTGTTCGTGTTGTGGCACTAGATCGAAATTTTCATGTTGTCTGTTACAATTGTGAAGATTGTGGTCTTCGGTTATCTTCGGAAGCTGAAGGCAGGGGTTGCTACCCTTTAGATGGTCATATTTTATGCAAAGCATGTAATGCTCACAGAATCCGGCTTCTAACTAACGTTATGACAactgatttataaatttttaatatgtacaatCAGACAACCAGACTATTGTAGGTAAAAATTACTTAGAGTAAGGAAAATTGATGATTGTCATTCATTGCCATTTTGTAAACTAAGGCAGCTAACATGGCTTAgccataatttatttgatttaatttacatattttttaatactatacaatttatatgtatttttatattgtggtGTGTTATAAGAACAATATTGGAAATTGTATGTGATAAATAAGAAGAGTGCCAAAATTgtaaaagcatttaaaattttagataagtttatatttttctataacatattagcaactatttttattctttaccCTAAGCCATAGGTATTTTTGCATTAATAtatgattttgatgaaatgctccttttatttaaaatctaataaacatATGACACAactctattaataatattttgcattACTCGGCATTTTTCATTTCGTTTCGTTTCTGTGTTgttaaaatgtaatgatattttcaattcatacaaCATATAAGATTAGGATGTTTGAGTTTACATTTTATACCGTATTTTAGTAAAACTTATCTTTAgagtttatgtttttattagttatgcATCTTATATGATCTGTCATCTTATTGACATGTCAGGTATAAATGGtaaaagtacaaaataaaaagcaaaatgGTCAATCTAATAAATTCTAGAATTAAGAAAAGGATTGCATAAAGATTTACATGTAgattgaaacatttttatgtaaggCAGAAATTAGGTagatatcaaatttatttagtaaaacaaatgcctagataatatagatattaaacacaattatctttaaattgatgaacctaatttaaaataataaaaccaaaaaagtatataaaaataataaaaatttattacaaagacAATACTGGCGGAAGaacatgatataaaaataaaggcaCTTACATCACAGTTTACGAAATATTTATACCTAGTAGGTAATATGATATTCATTGCGTAAGTCATTTCTCAATTATGTAATAAGCAGATTTGCAATATACCTTAGGgtctacttaaatatatattctaaagaaggaatcaatttatataaatttactggAAGGCTGATTTTCCATGATTCAGAAGCGATTTTCATCACGTTTAAATATGGAATGTGCTTCTACATTCGATGCAAACTTACAAAAATACCTCTGAGAAATAAGGGTAAGATTTTGAAGCCGAAACTTAGGCGTTTGCTACTAAACTAAAGCAcgtgtctcttttcatcactacgtatgtacaatttgacaaaaaGAGACAAACGAGTACTTCAGCTAAGAGTCCAACTAGATTTATAACTTTAGGACGacaaaatttaagaatgaTACCGCTGTGTTGGACTTACACACGTCAAAATTTGACATTTCGGAGTCATAGGTCGAGTTAAATCTCGTTGTTGAATTTCAACCCGAATTAAGTCAGTATTAGTCTCAGaagtaaaatagtttgatTTGAAATACTGAGCGCTTACATACTATACGTCAAGTATCGACTCAAAATCTTACCTCGTCCTATTTGTTAATATACTTAAACGTTAGCCAAAGCCTAATATAGAACTTTTCGTGGGTCCCTACTAAATCATTCAAAAGTGTCGGTGTGAACTTTCAATCAATGTAAACTTGTAAGATCTGTCTACAAATTGAATTAGCACCGGTAcaaaacttaatatgtatttaaatacttacaaaaattCACAACCACGTTGGAATGGGCTTATCAAATATAAGTATACGAAAACCTAAATTATATGGAACATAAAACATTCGACACATTTCAGTGTAAAAATCTGtataatacttaacaaaacTATTGATATTAACAGCTAAAAGGCAAGACAACTAGCTTCTAAAAAATCAATGATTACTTAATTACATTCGAGGTAACGGCGCCTAAACTTATACATTGACTAAATTTATGCTGAGATCCGAGTTCAAAATgacttaagatttttatttttcttaatatgatGGAAGTACTAGGAACCTTACCACTGTATTCAATATACAAACCTCCGTAGTTTGCTTCAGAGGAAATTATTTAAGCATTCATAATCTCACTAAGCTgcctataaatttattaccgAAACAGACTTATAAAAGTGCGAAAGCCCGATTTAGATGAAATCAAATAAGTTGCGACTAAATCTTTTTAAgttttggcctcagatttctgtatctgtttcatgatcatttgttaatcaatattattaggcaagtaggtgattagtcTCCTGTACCTGAACACCAACGACTTTTTGGTTCTAAGGCAAGACGTTTTCGTCACGATGCTTTTCTTCATcgttcgagtgaatgttaaatgcaaatATAGACAGAAGGTCCATTGGTGCATCCGGGGATCTATTTAATCTACCCCAGGGATGCGAGACGCACGCTGAAGGCACTAGGCCGACACAGCCATGGATACTAAACCAAATATATTTCACTGGTTCTCATGAAGTATCTTTCCTATACAGGCATCGGCTATCAATAAATCTACATTTTGTGgcgtaattttgtattaaattttggcGGACTTAATACTTGCTTCATAAAAATTGAACGTTTAtccttcatttgttttgttgcAGCATGCAATTCTTCAGCTGATGAAGCCAGGCAGTCCAAAGGTTTTTGGAAACAATCAATATTAGTCTCTATTTGACTTATGTCCGTGTTGACGTTGAGCTTCGATAAACTGTTATCGGAGCGGCACAAGTTTTCTTCGTCCGAATGAATTTTAGGTTCAAACTTCTCTCGTAGAATTGAAAATTTCCTTCTGGGCTTATTTCTTGAACTCCTCTTAATGTTACTTTTAGGCAAAGATGTGTTAACGGCATTTGA comes from the Pieris rapae chromosome 3, ilPieRapa1.1, whole genome shotgun sequence genome and includes:
- the LOC110991896 gene encoding probable protein arginine N-methyltransferase 6.1, yielding MEQNLLPNDYFTSYEDLEIHRLMLEDDPRTSTYHKIILKNKAYFKDKVVMDIGCGTGILSVFCAQAGAKKVYAVEASNLAYLAREIVKENNLDEIIEVIHCKVEDVVLPDNIKVDAIVSDWMGFYLLHEGMLDSVVVARDKFLKEDGEMFPQNAVIYAAPCSVPSLYEKWDNFYGVSMTSFSKKLRSDKSHKPEVMHIKREDLLGEEVALNWINLRDCTVEELNSYSVQHVVGANKKGRYQGLCIWFECIFPELTTEQLIILNTGPAGEPTHWKQTVILLPEEQIVEEKEPIAFKLDINRDGENSRRYNLQLSLLDPEEIEHPMPCTCDMTKCLLVNAVMKQQVEHAAQNKSVLEEEPIDDE
- the LOC110991674 gene encoding lipoma-preferred partner homolog: MSRLDNMEALEKQLAELQMNKELHSGRIKKVPPAVPPKKKGQPQVPHSASVNSYCEPSFSLKIPSLNSNVPLPPPPPPPPSYNVMRHTSSIHMPHTDYANLTPLTLPNVSFKNNVPLPSNIYNPTYSNTPLYQHSNPPPPPPPPPVHLTPPKRFDPNHNEEYLPPPSPVSSNYSELVRATANINFNQDRQYPHIYQNEYPEYNASQASTYESLYEPISTLSSKPVVGSSQQLVNESNFKYVGGGKSPLPKEEEVDALTDLLVQSISDSQDLDVFGTCIKCNQKVVGESSGCKAMGNMYHVECFCCGRCNTNLQGKPFYAVEGQPFCETDYYQTLEKCSVCDEPILDRILRATGKPYHPTCFTCVVCQKRLDGIPFTVDAMNQIHCIEDFHKKFAPRCCVCEQPIMPDKGEEETVRVVALDRNFHVVCYNCEDCGLRLSSEAEGRGCYPLDGHILCKACNAHRIRLLTNVMTTDL